Genomic segment of Anaerolineae bacterium:
TTTATGTTTTCGCTTTCTATTGTCTGGCGCTGGGTTTTCTGGGCCTTCTCTATTCTTAGCCTTTTGCCTGGAGCTTGCTTTCCCCCTCGGCCTCAGACTTCTCCCCCTTTGAAGGTAGGGGTCTGCACTTCTTTCCGCCCCCTGGTAGATGAAATAGCCCGAACAGGCCTGTGGAACCTTGAGGTTGCTGAAGGCCCCAGTCAGTTCATCATCAGAGGGTTTGAGGCCGGGGAGTTTGACCTGGTCATAGTAGCCGTGCCTCTACCCGAAGCCACCATTATTGCCAGGGATGCCCTGGCGATTATAGTTCATCCTGGTAATTCCGTTAACTCTTTAACTCTGGAGGAACTCAGGCGCATTTATGCCGGCTATGTATGGGATTGGAGCCTCTTAGGGGGTAAAGGGGAAGTGGTGATCGTAAGCAGGGAGGAGGGTT
This window contains:
- a CDS encoding substrate-binding domain-containing protein — encoded protein: MKVGVCTSFRPLVDEIARTGLWNLEVAEGPSQFIIRGFEAGEFDLVIVAVPLPEATIIARDALAIIVHPGNSVNSLTLEELRRIYAGYVWDWSLLGGKGEVVIVSREEGSGARAFFEENVMKGERLSPAAVVIPSSREVLDYVALRAGAIGYISASWLNKKVKAVLVEGKAVSSPDYPLKLPAYAASRTEAGFKFIEFLKGPVGRRILSERYFLP